In Paenibacillus hexagrammi, the following are encoded in one genomic region:
- a CDS encoding aminoglycoside phosphotransferase family protein has product MDYHQTAFPEAFRRTILGVYKEQGRQWLDGFPQLIKKIEETHKLHVLGPYPLSYHFVAPVIMGNGTKAVIKLAVSGREMASEAAVLMNGEGIGMVKLIEHDAALGMMIMEKLEPGHTLAGISDDENAVRIAASVMSRIWKKPSSGHSFQFVTDWFQGYGKLRSRFHGGTGSISTRMVELAERRFSELVRNPRNIYLLHGDLHHGNILAAEREPWLAIDPKGVLGEREYEVIPYLMNHVPEERAIEATKRRVELFAELLQLDASRILLWAYCHAVLSAWWHIEDETGGEEASISAAERFDRLIQGGGTI; this is encoded by the coding sequence TTGGATTATCATCAAACAGCTTTTCCGGAAGCGTTTCGCCGGACGATTCTAGGGGTATACAAGGAACAAGGTCGGCAGTGGCTGGATGGCTTTCCACAGTTGATCAAAAAAATTGAGGAAACTCACAAGCTGCATGTTTTGGGGCCATATCCGCTATCGTATCACTTTGTCGCGCCTGTCATTATGGGGAACGGAACGAAGGCTGTCATCAAGCTTGCTGTCAGCGGCAGGGAAATGGCATCCGAGGCGGCGGTACTAATGAATGGTGAAGGGATAGGAATGGTAAAACTGATAGAACATGATGCAGCTCTGGGTATGATGATCATGGAAAAACTTGAACCCGGACATACACTGGCAGGTATTTCGGATGATGAGAATGCGGTCCGAATCGCAGCTTCTGTGATGAGCCGGATATGGAAAAAGCCTTCGTCCGGTCATTCGTTTCAATTCGTTACGGATTGGTTCCAAGGCTACGGAAAGCTGAGGAGCAGATTTCATGGAGGGACGGGCTCGATTTCAACTCGGATGGTTGAGCTTGCGGAGCGTAGGTTCTCCGAGCTTGTCCGCAATCCTCGGAACATCTATTTGCTTCATGGAGATCTTCATCACGGGAATATTCTTGCAGCGGAGAGGGAGCCGTGGTTGGCTATTGATCCGAAAGGCGTATTGGGAGAACGTGAGTATGAAGTGATCCCTTATCTCATGAATCATGTACCCGAGGAACGGGCGATTGAGGCGACCAAACGTCGTGTAGAGCTCTTCGCGGAGTTGCTTCAGCTCGATGCATCCAGAATTCTGCTGTGGGCATACTGTCATGCTGTTCTGTCGGCCTGGTGGCATATTGAGGATGAGACAGGCGGGGAGGAGGCTAGCATCAGCGCGGCGGAGCGTTTTGATAGGCTAATCCAGGGAGGGGGAACAATATGA
- the nrdR gene encoding transcriptional regulator NrdR, with the protein MRCPFCDYNGTKVLDSRSANENKSIRRRRECEKCARRFTTFEMVEETPLIVIKKDGSREEFSREKILRGLIRACEKRPVSMERLEVIVSEVEMQLRNTAHAEVDSRAIGEILMEQLYPVDEVAYIRFASVYRQFKDINMFLKELTEILGKHEGGFLPKK; encoded by the coding sequence ATGAGGTGCCCATTCTGTGACTATAACGGTACGAAAGTGCTCGATTCCAGATCAGCCAATGAAAACAAATCCATACGCCGCCGCAGAGAATGCGAGAAGTGCGCCAGACGTTTTACAACGTTTGAAATGGTGGAAGAAACACCGCTGATCGTCATTAAGAAAGACGGCAGCCGGGAAGAATTCAGCAGAGAGAAGATTCTCCGCGGCTTAATCCGTGCCTGTGAGAAGCGTCCTGTGTCCATGGAAAGATTGGAAGTGATTGTCTCTGAAGTCGAAATGCAGCTTCGCAACACCGCGCATGCGGAAGTGGACAGCCGAGCCATTGGTGAAATATTAATGGAGCAGTTGTACCCAGTCGACGAAGTGGCTTATATCCGATTCGCTTCCGTCTATAGGCAGTTTAAAGACATTAACATGTTTTTGAAGGAACTAACGGAAATTTTGGGGAAGCATGAAGGCGGGTTCCTGCCTAAAAAATAA
- a CDS encoding alpha/beta-type small acid-soluble spore protein: MGTGQSRNSNALVVPQANAALDQLKYEVAQELGIAIPQDGYYGNMATRDTGAIGGHITRRLVQIAEQQLAGQFK, encoded by the coding sequence ATGGGTACAGGACAATCCCGCAACAGCAATGCTTTAGTGGTTCCACAAGCAAATGCAGCGTTGGATCAGTTGAAATACGAAGTAGCGCAAGAGCTGGGTATCGCCATCCCACAAGATGGTTACTACGGTAACATGGCTACTCGTGATACTGGTGCCATCGGTGGTCACATTACTCGTCGCTTGGTACAAATCGCTGAGCAACAACTAGCTGGTCAATTCAAGTAA
- a CDS encoding lytic transglycosylase domain-containing protein, with amino-acid sequence MTFFRKKRAFALLLICFVLFLFMNSSLIGRKLYPIYYEKEIRQSAAKHQIDPFLIAAIIRVETNYQHHLESSKGALGIMQLMPDTAGWIVESANLNTLTQEDLLKADVNIDLGSWYLNWLTKHYNGNLLYAIAAYNAGQGNVNQWKKNEVWDGTEEQIARIPFGETRHYVQRVLYYYKKYQALYTEQWEKKEALD; translated from the coding sequence ATGACATTTTTTCGCAAAAAGCGTGCATTCGCTCTTCTGCTAATTTGTTTTGTTTTGTTCCTCTTTATGAACAGCTCTTTAATAGGAAGAAAATTGTATCCGATCTATTATGAGAAGGAAATTCGACAAAGCGCGGCGAAACATCAAATAGACCCATTTTTAATCGCGGCTATCATTCGGGTGGAAACCAATTATCAACATCATTTAGAATCGAGTAAAGGCGCCTTGGGAATTATGCAGCTAATGCCCGATACAGCGGGCTGGATCGTTGAATCGGCCAATTTGAACACGCTGACACAGGAAGACCTGCTCAAAGCCGATGTGAACATCGATTTGGGTTCGTGGTATCTGAATTGGTTGACCAAGCATTATAACGGTAATTTGTTATATGCCATTGCTGCCTATAATGCAGGGCAAGGAAACGTCAATCAGTGGAAGAAAAACGAGGTTTGGGATGGGACGGAGGAGCAAATCGCCCGTATTCCATTCGGTGAAACTCGGCACTATGTTCAGCGGGTGTTGTATTATTATAAGAAATACCAAGCGCTGTATACAGAACAATGGGAAAAGAAAGAAGCATTGGACTAG
- the coaE gene encoding dephospho-CoA kinase: MNIGLTGGIACGKSTVSSMLVDRGAILVDADRIARDVVEPGSPVLYRVAEHFGQAVLQQDGSLNRKKLGEIVFGNPTARKELESLLHPPIRARMREQMDTAARDCPDKLVVVDVPLLYESGLAYMFEKVMVVYVPRELQLQRLMKRDGLSEQEALKRLDAQMPIEKKRELADLLIDNSGTLEETSRLIDQFWIRKGLS, from the coding sequence ATGAATATCGGGTTAACAGGAGGAATCGCCTGCGGCAAGAGTACGGTTAGCTCTATGCTTGTTGACCGCGGCGCCATATTAGTAGACGCAGATCGAATCGCCCGTGACGTCGTGGAGCCCGGCAGCCCTGTTTTGTATAGGGTTGCTGAGCACTTTGGACAAGCAGTCCTTCAGCAAGACGGTTCCTTGAACCGAAAAAAGCTGGGGGAAATTGTCTTTGGCAATCCGACAGCCCGCAAGGAGCTAGAAAGCCTGCTGCATCCCCCGATTCGCGCTCGGATGAGGGAGCAGATGGACACGGCGGCACGTGATTGTCCGGACAAGCTTGTTGTGGTGGACGTGCCTTTACTTTACGAGTCCGGGCTGGCATACATGTTTGAAAAAGTGATGGTCGTTTATGTACCGAGAGAACTGCAGCTGCAAAGGCTTATGAAGCGTGACGGACTCTCGGAGCAAGAAGCCTTGAAGCGTCTGGATGCTCAAATGCCGATTGAGAAGAAGCGGGAGCTTGCAGATCTACTTATTGATAATAGCGGAACCCTGGAAGAGACAAGCAGACTGATTGATCAGTTTTGGATAAGAAAGGGGCTTTCATGA
- the ytaF gene encoding sporulation membrane protein YtaF: protein MLPVLSLLILAFAVSLDGFGVGAMYGLRKIRIPLLSIGIISLWSGIIIFLSMQIGVLLSTFLSPITAKRIGAVILIGIGIWAFVQMLQNRSQDSQETDPESDVPLQESGHAELALKEILNIELKRFGLVIQVLRTPSIADRDKSGNISASEATLLGLALSLDAFGAGIGAALIGFAPVLTAGVIALSSGIFIALGLRIGFRYAEMSWMKKLSILPACVLIVMGIMKMF from the coding sequence ATGCTTCCTGTGCTTTCTTTGCTTATTTTGGCTTTTGCGGTCAGTTTGGACGGTTTTGGTGTCGGAGCGATGTACGGATTGCGAAAAATTCGGATCCCGCTGCTTTCGATCGGCATTATTTCGCTCTGGTCGGGTATTATTATTTTCCTCTCCATGCAGATCGGTGTGCTGCTTTCTACGTTTCTCAGTCCGATAACGGCAAAACGCATCGGCGCGGTAATCTTGATCGGCATCGGAATATGGGCGTTCGTTCAGATGCTGCAGAATAGGTCCCAGGATTCGCAGGAGACGGACCCAGAATCGGATGTCCCGTTGCAAGAGAGCGGCCATGCAGAGCTTGCTTTGAAAGAAATACTGAATATCGAACTGAAGCGATTTGGTCTGGTGATCCAGGTATTGCGGACTCCGTCTATTGCAGACAGGGATAAATCCGGCAATATCTCGGCATCGGAGGCAACGCTCCTCGGTCTGGCGCTTTCTCTGGATGCATTTGGTGCCGGTATCGGTGCGGCTTTGATTGGGTTCGCCCCTGTACTTACAGCCGGAGTCATTGCTCTGTCCAGCGGCATTTTTATTGCATTAGGTCTGCGGATCGGCTTCCGCTACGCCGAAATGAGCTGGATGAAAAAGCTTTCCATTTTACCGGCTTGCGTGTTGATTGTAATGGGAATTATGAAAATGTTCTAA
- the mutM gene encoding DNA-formamidopyrimidine glycosylase, translating to MPELPEVETVKRTLNMLVTGKTIEHVQVRLPRIIQKPQDIQMFEVLLQGQTIERIERRGKFLRFILDDYVLVSHLRMEGRYGLYAGDDPLELHTHVLFRFTDGSELRYKDVRQFGTMHLFPKGEDLTQPPLHKLGLEPLDESFTLKAFTERIAKRSTKIKPLLLNQEYIVGIGNIYVDESLFLAGIHPEREASSLTRKELEKLHKAVVETLQSSVDVGGSSIKSYVNGQGEIGMFQHQLNIYGRESEPCKVCGSEIYKTVVGGRGTHICPKCQPLKRTSPRKKIDI from the coding sequence ATGCCTGAGCTGCCCGAAGTCGAAACAGTCAAACGAACACTGAATATGCTGGTCACCGGAAAAACGATTGAGCATGTTCAGGTCAGGCTGCCGAGAATTATTCAAAAACCGCAGGACATCCAGATGTTCGAGGTTCTGCTGCAAGGACAGACCATAGAGCGAATCGAACGGCGAGGGAAATTTTTACGTTTTATCCTGGACGATTACGTTCTGGTATCCCATCTGCGGATGGAAGGGCGCTACGGACTGTACGCCGGAGACGATCCGCTAGAGCTGCACACCCACGTGCTGTTCCGTTTTACAGACGGAAGCGAGCTTCGCTACAAGGATGTGCGGCAGTTCGGAACGATGCATTTATTCCCCAAAGGGGAGGATTTGACGCAGCCTCCGCTGCACAAGCTGGGCCTGGAGCCTCTGGACGAATCGTTCACGCTGAAGGCTTTTACAGAAAGAATTGCTAAACGTTCGACGAAAATTAAGCCGCTGCTGTTGAACCAGGAATACATCGTGGGTATCGGGAATATTTATGTAGACGAGTCCCTCTTTCTTGCAGGCATCCATCCAGAACGCGAAGCTTCTTCATTAACGCGCAAAGAGCTGGAAAAGCTGCATAAGGCAGTCGTGGAGACGCTGCAAAGCTCGGTCGACGTCGGTGGATCCTCCATCAAGTCCTACGTGAACGGACAAGGGGAAATCGGGATGTTTCAGCACCAATTGAACATCTATGGCCGAGAGTCTGAGCCCTGCAAGGTATGCGGCAGTGAGATTTACAAGACGGTCGTTGGCGGCAGGGGCACTCATATTTGTCCGAAGTGTCAGCCGTTGAAACGAACAAGTCCGCGAAAGAAAATTGATATTTAG
- the polA gene encoding DNA polymerase I produces MDKLVIIDGNSIASRAFYALPLLSNSSGLHTNAVYGFTTMLLKLIEEEKPTHFLVAFDAGKVTFRHKEYTEYKGGRAKTPPELSEQFPLIKELLKAFQIPQFELQGYEADDIIGTLTRVADESGKQVLLVSGDKDMLQLSSDQVTVAITRKGITEVERYNPAEIMEKYGLEPKQIVDLKGLMGDTSDNIPGIPGVGEKTALKLLHEYGSVEEVLAHAAEMKGKMKEKIEEHAKDAMMSKELATIFREVPMDTDWATFRYEGYDGQALSSMFRKLEFKTLLEKMDFSGGEADIESAVSLDIEVISEAGISGLAHALGDSTSLHIEIVGENPHHSEVAGVAFYLADGDKYAYVPFELLMSEAGQPIQDWLSDESKKKQLFDQHRAELALAWHGVRLRGVDFDVLLAAYLLDPTESTLTVSGLAFKYGLPGIRPDEDVFGKGAKFRLPELAALSEHLCRKADTIRRAVPVLREELEKGEMHRLFYELELPLAGVLAEMELRGIKVDAAGLRQLGDEIAGQLEGIMARIYQLAGCEFNINSPKQLGEILFEKLGLPASKKTKTGYSTDAEVLERLAPYSEIVGQILQYRQLAKLQSTYIEGLLKEVRPETGKVHTYYRQTIAATGRLSSQYPNLQNIPIRLEEGRKIRKVFVPSEPGWYILAADYSQIELRVLAHISQDEKLKEAFLQNMDIHTKTAMDVFGVQESEVDSNMRRSAKAVNFGIVYGISDYGLSQNLAITRKEAASFIEQYFAVFQGVRTYMDDIVKDARRDGYVTTLLQRRRYLPEITASNFNLRSFAERTAMNSPIQGSAADIIKLAMVQMAERLKADGLKSRMLLQVHDELVFEVPEEELELMKRIVPEVMADALKLDVPLQADVDYGLTWYDAK; encoded by the coding sequence ATGGATAAATTAGTTATTATTGACGGCAACAGCATCGCGAGCAGAGCGTTCTATGCGCTGCCGCTGCTCAGCAACTCCAGCGGACTGCACACAAATGCCGTATACGGCTTTACGACGATGCTGCTGAAGCTCATTGAAGAGGAGAAACCGACCCATTTTCTCGTCGCTTTCGACGCTGGAAAAGTTACGTTCAGACATAAAGAATATACCGAATATAAGGGCGGAAGAGCAAAGACTCCACCAGAGCTTTCCGAGCAATTTCCGCTGATTAAAGAGCTGCTCAAAGCGTTCCAGATTCCTCAGTTTGAGCTGCAGGGCTATGAGGCGGATGACATTATCGGGACACTGACGAGAGTAGCTGATGAGAGCGGGAAGCAGGTGCTGCTTGTCTCTGGAGATAAGGATATGCTTCAGCTGTCATCCGATCAGGTCACCGTTGCGATTACGCGCAAGGGCATCACGGAAGTAGAGCGTTATAACCCTGCGGAAATTATGGAGAAGTACGGACTGGAGCCCAAGCAGATCGTAGACTTGAAGGGACTTATGGGTGATACGTCCGATAATATTCCGGGTATTCCCGGAGTCGGCGAGAAGACAGCGCTTAAGCTGCTTCATGAATACGGTTCCGTGGAGGAAGTATTGGCGCATGCTGCCGAGATGAAAGGCAAGATGAAGGAGAAGATCGAGGAGCACGCCAAGGATGCGATGATGAGCAAGGAACTCGCCACGATTTTCCGTGAAGTGCCGATGGATACGGATTGGGCGACTTTCCGTTATGAAGGCTATGACGGACAAGCTTTATCGAGCATGTTCCGTAAGCTGGAATTCAAGACACTGCTGGAAAAAATGGATTTCTCCGGAGGGGAAGCCGATATCGAGTCAGCAGTTAGCCTCGATATCGAGGTAATCTCGGAAGCCGGAATCTCCGGGCTGGCTCATGCGCTTGGCGACTCAACCTCACTGCATATCGAGATTGTTGGGGAGAATCCCCACCACTCGGAGGTTGCCGGAGTGGCATTTTATTTGGCGGACGGGGATAAGTACGCCTATGTGCCGTTTGAGCTTCTGATGAGCGAAGCCGGACAGCCGATCCAGGATTGGCTGTCTGACGAGTCGAAGAAGAAGCAGCTGTTCGACCAGCACCGCGCGGAGCTGGCGCTGGCTTGGCATGGCGTCCGCCTGCGCGGCGTGGACTTCGATGTGCTGCTGGCCGCTTATCTGCTCGATCCGACGGAGTCGACGCTCACGGTCAGCGGCCTGGCCTTCAAGTACGGGCTGCCGGGCATCCGGCCCGACGAGGATGTATTCGGCAAGGGCGCGAAGTTCCGCTTGCCGGAGCTTGCCGCGCTTAGCGAGCACCTGTGCCGCAAAGCGGATACGATCCGCCGCGCAGTGCCCGTGCTGCGCGAGGAGCTCGAGAAGGGCGAGATGCATCGCCTCTTCTACGAGCTAGAGCTGCCGCTCGCCGGCGTGCTCGCGGAGATGGAGCTGCGCGGCATCAAGGTGGATGCCGCGGGGCTGCGGCAGCTCGGCGACGAGATCGCCGGGCAGCTCGAGGGCATCATGGCCCGCATCTACCAGCTCGCGGGCTGCGAGTTCAACATCAACTCGCCGAAGCAGCTCGGCGAGATTCTGTTCGAGAAGCTGGGTCTGCCAGCTTCGAAGAAGACCAAGACCGGCTACTCGACGGACGCCGAGGTGCTGGAGAGACTGGCGCCCTACTCCGAGATCGTAGGGCAGATCCTGCAGTACCGGCAACTGGCCAAGCTGCAGTCGACCTACATCGAAGGGCTGCTGAAAGAGGTGCGGCCGGAGACCGGCAAGGTGCACACCTATTACCGGCAGACGATTGCCGCTACAGGCCGTCTCAGCAGCCAATACCCGAACCTCCAGAATATTCCGATCCGTCTGGAGGAAGGCCGCAAGATCCGCAAGGTCTTCGTCCCATCCGAGCCCGGATGGTACATCCTCGCCGCGGATTACTCGCAGATCGAGCTTCGCGTACTGGCGCACATCTCGCAGGATGAGAAGCTGAAGGAAGCGTTCCTTCAGAACATGGACATCCACACGAAGACGGCGATGGACGTCTTCGGCGTACAAGAGAGCGAAGTCGACTCGAACATGCGCCGTTCGGCGAAGGCGGTCAACTTCGGTATCGTATACGGCATAAGCGACTACGGTTTGTCGCAGAATCTGGCTATTACCCGTAAAGAAGCGGCCAGCTTTATCGAGCAGTATTTTGCCGTCTTCCAAGGGGTTCGCACCTATATGGACGACATTGTCAAGGACGCTCGCCGAGACGGCTATGTGACGACGCTGCTGCAGCGCCGCCGCTATTTGCCGGAGATCACGGCTTCGAACTTTAACCTGCGTTCCTTTGCCGAACGCACGGCGATGAATTCGCCGATTCAAGGCTCGGCCGCAGATATTATTAAGTTGGCTATGGTGCAGATGGCTGAACGCTTAAAGGCCGATGGTCTGAAAAGCCGCATGCTGCTTCAGGTGCATGACGAACTGGTCTTCGAGGTGCCGGAAGAAGAATTGGAGTTAATGAAGCGTATTGTGCCGGAAGTAATGGCTGACGCGCTTAAGCTGGACGTTCCGCTGCAGGCGGACGTAGACTATGGATTGACCTGGTATGACGCCAAGTAA
- a CDS encoding HAD family hydrolase, with the protein MNNTILDRRQCFDSAFVEVMNDYTARWDTEDQSWTPQDALQSYKLEWSKHRKAPVRSPISADELRLVCLSKALEPLPVTVNAAYARSFFEQVEQQEDAFVSLFPGVEETLEALSQNYKLAIISNGHFRRLLGSLHKLKLTEWISPDRLFSSEKDGPRKPHPLIFETAMKAMNTTANHSVMVGNSWRNDVVGATSCGMDAIWIHPGNMKKVSERRIGKQKVIIVRSFRQLQHTF; encoded by the coding sequence ATGAACAATACGATTCTTGACCGCAGACAGTGTTTCGATTCCGCCTTCGTCGAGGTGATGAACGATTACACCGCCAGGTGGGATACGGAAGATCAGTCCTGGACTCCACAGGATGCGCTTCAGAGCTACAAGCTTGAATGGAGCAAGCATCGTAAAGCACCCGTTCGGAGCCCAATCTCAGCAGACGAGCTTCGTCTTGTATGTCTTAGCAAGGCCTTAGAGCCCTTACCTGTCACCGTCAACGCTGCATACGCGCGGAGCTTCTTTGAACAGGTCGAGCAGCAGGAAGATGCTTTCGTCTCGTTATTCCCAGGTGTTGAGGAAACCCTCGAGGCCTTGTCCCAAAACTACAAGCTGGCCATTATCAGCAATGGACATTTCCGACGTCTGCTCGGAAGCCTGCACAAATTGAAACTGACGGAATGGATTAGTCCAGACCGCCTGTTCAGCTCGGAGAAGGACGGACCGCGCAAGCCCCATCCTTTGATATTTGAGACTGCGATGAAAGCCATGAACACGACCGCCAATCACAGTGTTATGGTAGGTAATTCGTGGAGAAACGATGTTGTGGGAGCAACTTCCTGCGGCATGGACGCCATTTGGATTCACCCCGGCAATATGAAGAAAGTATCGGAACGAAGAATCGGCAAGCAAAAAGTCATTATCGTTCGATCATTCCGGCAGCTTCAACATACGTTCTAA
- a CDS encoding bifunctional diguanylate cyclase/phosphodiesterase, producing the protein MEKNTEFQTLIEQQLIYTVYQPIVSLQSGEIYGYEALTRAPGTSRFTSPVDLFQFAEEQGELYKLEKLAREKAIQGAKVNADQLLFINISSHVLHDPQFVPGKTLDVLSRHGLQPHNVVFEITERSSIEDFTLAKQILEHYRKQGYRIAIDDAGAGYSSLQAIAELQPDFIKIDRSLIENIHKNKMKEYILETFVTFAQKMNISLVAEGIEHMEELIQLTRMGIHYAQGYLLGKPSIKKGVIDARYMNAIGQNQRLQSGGAICSIGNLAAPVKVFDHKTLISEVADYAKKNQDCTGVVITNGMVPVGLLMRDQLFQHLAGQYAYSLFSNRTVDLIMDASPLIVDEGMAVEQVSQMATARSNHNLYDLVIITSEGKLLGTASVRAILECITNIRMESARIANPLTGLPGNQQIQRELGKRIMDRKPFHVVYADLDYFKWFNDRFGFQRGDQLIQYTADILQQAIAACGTPRDFVGHVGGDDFIAISSSLQPELLCQEMIRRFEQGVQVFYEGEEWDFVRDRSGAEVPSDGVTLSLSLVVCRCDSAITVEQISQTAAGLKKQAKAHHGSVYFMTYLHESV; encoded by the coding sequence ATGGAAAAAAACACGGAATTTCAAACATTGATCGAACAACAATTGATATATACGGTATATCAACCGATCGTATCTTTACAAAGCGGGGAAATATACGGATATGAGGCTCTGACTAGAGCTCCTGGGACCAGCCGGTTCACATCTCCAGTAGATCTCTTTCAATTTGCAGAGGAGCAGGGCGAGCTGTATAAGCTAGAGAAGTTAGCTAGAGAGAAGGCCATTCAAGGCGCTAAAGTGAATGCCGATCAGCTCTTGTTTATTAATATCTCTTCGCATGTTTTGCATGATCCCCAGTTTGTTCCGGGTAAAACCTTAGACGTGTTGAGCAGGCATGGACTTCAGCCGCATAACGTCGTGTTTGAGATTACAGAAAGAAGTTCGATTGAAGATTTCACGTTAGCCAAGCAAATTCTGGAGCATTACCGCAAACAGGGCTATCGGATAGCGATTGATGACGCGGGAGCGGGCTATTCGTCGCTTCAGGCAATCGCTGAGCTGCAGCCGGATTTTATTAAAATCGACCGTTCGCTCATCGAGAATATTCATAAAAATAAAATGAAAGAGTACATATTGGAGACCTTTGTCACCTTCGCGCAGAAGATGAACATCTCTTTGGTTGCCGAAGGGATTGAGCATATGGAGGAGCTGATACAGTTAACCCGTATGGGGATTCATTATGCACAGGGGTATTTGCTGGGGAAGCCGAGCATTAAGAAGGGTGTTATTGATGCAAGGTATATGAATGCCATCGGGCAGAATCAGAGGCTTCAGAGTGGCGGTGCGATTTGCTCAATAGGAAATTTGGCTGCGCCTGTGAAAGTGTTTGATCATAAGACCTTAATTTCCGAAGTGGCTGATTACGCGAAGAAGAATCAAGATTGTACGGGAGTAGTCATTACGAACGGTATGGTTCCGGTAGGACTTCTGATGAGAGATCAGTTGTTTCAACATCTGGCAGGGCAATACGCTTACTCGTTATTTTCTAATCGGACAGTCGACCTGATCATGGACGCTTCGCCCTTAATTGTTGATGAAGGCATGGCGGTCGAGCAGGTATCTCAAATGGCCACGGCGCGGTCCAATCATAATTTATATGACTTGGTTATTATTACAAGCGAGGGCAAATTACTGGGAACTGCTTCCGTGCGGGCTATTCTAGAGTGTATCACGAATATTCGTATGGAAAGCGCGCGCATCGCCAATCCGTTAACAGGGCTGCCAGGCAATCAGCAAATCCAGAGAGAGCTGGGAAAACGCATTATGGATAGGAAACCGTTCCATGTTGTTTATGCGGACCTGGATTATTTCAAATGGTTTAATGATCGCTTCGGCTTTCAACGAGGCGATCAATTAATTCAATATACAGCGGATATCTTGCAGCAAGCAATTGCCGCATGCGGCACGCCTCGCGATTTCGTCGGTCATGTGGGCGGTGATGATTTCATTGCGATTTCTTCATCTCTGCAGCCGGAGCTGCTTTGTCAGGAGATGATCAGACGCTTCGAGCAAGGCGTTCAAGTATTCTATGAAGGGGAAGAGTGGGATTTCGTGAGGGACCGCAGCGGGGCAGAGGTACCCAGCGACGGGGTCACGCTTTCGCTCTCGCTCGTCGTATGCAGATGTGATTCTGCCATTACTGTCGAGCAGATCTCACAAACCGCAGCCGGGCTGAAGAAACAAGCGAAAGCGCATCATGGAAGTGTGTATTTCATGACTTATCTGCATGAATCTGTTTAG